DNA sequence from the Cucurbita pepo subsp. pepo cultivar mu-cu-16 chromosome LG06, ASM280686v2, whole genome shotgun sequence genome:
GATTGGAAGGTttgtgtgagattccacattgattggagaggagaatgaaaaatttcttataagagtgttgaaacctctcccaagcagatgcgttttaaaaccttgaggggaagccaagaagggaaagtctaaagaggacaacatctactagcggtgggtttgagctgttacaaatggtatcagagtcagtcatCGGACAatatgctagcgaggacgctggcccatAAGGGAGATGAGTTttgaaatcccacattggttagagaagggaactgaaacatttttttataaagatatggaaacctctccctaacagtgggcagaaaaaccttgaggagaaggcTGGGAGGAAAAGCTGAGAGGAAAAGAtcagctagcggtggactgaaagctaaagaagaaaatatcaaataacGATAGGCTTAGACTATTACCGTTTGCAGTGATAGAAGATAACAAGCCAGTCGAGTAAAATATAAGAGAAAATTATACGTAAATaagagttttattttattatctcaTTCATAGATCATAAAAGGAAACATAACCCAAATATTAGGCATAGATAGCCTTTATTTTAGTACCCCATTTGTTCATAGATATGATTCATAGAAGCAATTAGTGGATCAATTCTTGAGTAAAGGCACAAACTCTATGAGCTTCCATGTCTTCTCCCATGGCTTATCATATACCATAGCCTCATAATTCCAAGCCATACCAATGTCGTTTCTCGCTTCAATAATAAGCCGATAATTCGTTCCAGCTACAATTTGGCTCCATCCCCTTAGCAcacaaatgaatttcaaatgttCCCCACTTTGCTCATTGTGCTCCATTACTGCAAACCTTCCCATCTCTTCCACATATGGGGTGATTTTCTCGATCGGTTCCCATCGACCAAATTCGAGATTTTTCGGACCCTGAATCGAGGCTTCATTTTGCCCAGGAGAAGCTTCGACGTATGAACTCATCGTAACGATTTGATTGATAGTTTTAAAAGACTTTGTAATGTTGGTTTGCTCTTGATCGAGTAAGAGTTCAGTATTTATAGCCTTAGTTGTGTATAGAAGTTGATATCATGGAATCTAATTCGTAGACtttattaacaataatttatagaatttgATATCATAGAATATCTGAATATAGAAAAAGTATAATTTCCTTCGTTGAGTAGATAGCCTCGAATttgattcaattattttggaCCATTGCTTTTGCATTGTCTTCGTCCTTACAAGTTACACCAATTATGTTTTTGTGAATTATTGTGTTGATTTTTTAGGCAAACTAATAGAAGAGAGAAATCTCATAACGGAGAGGAACACGAAAGTAAGGAGTTTCGAGTAGTATAAAAAAAGCTTATAACTTTGGCTTTAAAATTGTtaagaattgtgagatcccacgtcgatcgGAGatggaaacgaaacattatttataaaggtgtgaacgcattttaaaattgtgaggctgacggcgatacgtaacgagccaaaacggacaatatctgccattGGCGTGATTgtactgttacaaatgatatcaaagccgtgaggctgacgacaatacataatagcctaaagtggacaatatctactagctaggagctcaaaacggacaatatcaaTCAATAGCaggcttaagctgttacaaatgatatcatagccaaatactgagcggtgtgccaacaaagacgtTGGCCTCCAAAAATAGATCGTATGATCCCACATTAGATACGAGAACACTTTAAACTTAGATGgggaaatgaaattaaaagatatatattatatagaaGTTGAAGCAAAGTTGGTTTCTAAATCAATTGATGCAAATAGGTGTACCTCTCATTGTTGTATATTCCAATTAGAGAAAGTTCATataattcaaaagaatttgATCGACTTTGTTTGTTGTGTAATTCCTACTACTTTGGATGGGAATATACAATAAAAAGAATCATCTTTGAATTTAATGTCACATCACATTTGTCAAtgtgagaattttttttggtgtatCCCAATTACTTATATCTTCAAACCTCACAAAATTAGTAACGAGATTTATATTTCTTACACGAAAAAGTTAgatgtttaaattttctacCTTCACATGTTGAGTTTTTCACAAACGTACgaagtgtcacaatcgcacttttgatgaCATCGGACTTACGACTATGTGACACTCACTTTCTAACAACAAGTGAGTCaagtcaattcgttcttatgtcgcctacggccaagcgacgtatgctcgagcctttggcctcggtttaagaagaaggttttagaaaacgagggcagaaagagattttcgaaagagagattttgaaagaggtGTTATATATGCAAccaagagagtaacaacaacggctcacagtatataactattggcagggagaagttgacaactagtcatatcccctacagtacattttgattttgaggcattttatGTCTgtcaggcctagacatgattttttcgaaatgtcatactttacagaaatagaaaagtaaaacactagaacatggaaagacataaaggATTTGGCTTGTCATGAGCATGCAGCAATTGACAACatgccttggacgagcatgaccgtgacacaaAGCACATTGAATTAGATTGCTATATAGTTCGAGAAAACTTACAAACTAGAATCATCAAACCAAGTTATGTTTCCACTAAAATGCAATTGACCAATGTGTtcactaaaattttgagaagacaacaatttgattttatgaaagacaagttgggtgtattatgaaatttgacttaagatataaagatatttgtgagatatttttttttgtataactGTAATTAGTTacgaaatatattttatttactgttcctactttatttttagggTTAGTTAATAGTTTTATCCTATTTAATGAACATTAATAAAGACGGTACTTTCAATCCCACTcctgtttctcattcttaacgaCAATGAAACATATTATGTGATACTAACAAAACTGGTTTAAGGGCTCATCTTGTTGCCTCTTTTTATAAACACTATACTAAGCACGTCTAAAAAACGTTGTAAGCATTAGTGAGTCCAAGACATCACACTGAGTCATACAATCATGTTAAAACTTGGAGAAAGTCTTTAAATCATTGCTTCTTGACTAGTGTTCTTGAAGGAACCTTAGCTTCGAGGAAAATACATGTCCATCTTGTGCCTGGATCAATTCCATATAATGCAATATATCGCCACATGGGTCCAATTCTTCCTCTAAATGGTCAAGCTAATGCGCTCACTATTAAATAATAGGACGTGTGAGGTCCTGCCTTAGTAACTCACATGTCCGTGGCTTGGTCTATCTCAACTTTACTAAACCTTTCTATCCATATCTTAAGAATTAAAAGTGGGTTAATGACTGATGCTCTTTATTGAAATCAACATCTCGTTGATTTTAGTGTCgaaaaaaattgcaaatacttaatttaatcttaaataaaacttttctACTCCCTTCCAAATGAATTGTTTTCTTCACTTAACTAGATTAAtgatttaatcaattttatggGTTACTTTGTTCTCGAAGCTACACCTTCTAATCCTTGCTAAAATTTCCAACCGTTGATCTCTATACCTATGCGATCTCAgctttatttgaatattttttttcgtatAATCATAGTGAATAACCATCCTCAATAGGAGGTTAGTTCCTCACGCTTTCTTTGTCGTGACAAAACTCCTTTAAAACTACTACTTCGTAAACATGGTAATTAGATTTGCATATGGAAGGCCTCTAGCTACTTGAGAAGTCAGTTTTGagtaaacaaaaatgaaatgtgCTTCTTAACCATCCTTGGACTAGTTCCATAAATTTGACTAGAATTTCATTTGActaggtttgttgtagcttcttgtctctcgtccttgtaattggacttTGAGGTATGGGAGGTCTCCAAagtcttctagaattttcttttttgacgagctcaccatagcttgaatataagtgtacaagatttgttgtagcttcttgtctctcgtccttgtaattggacttTGAGGTATGAAacttggtcgtggttcatatacTCAGGATCCCTCTCATGTACTTCTATTTTACTCAGGTGTTACATGCATACCAGTTTTTATCTTATGAGGAGAGGTACTACTTTattgctttgataccatttgtaacactcCATGTCTTGGTTAGTCCTCAAACCATATCTTATGGAGAGGGCTTTGGTCTTGACATTCCCCAACATCCCTTCTACATAGTCACATTAAATACTCCACACTTCCACACTTCTTAAGATTGAAGACTATCCTCATAAACCAATAAGAGTTCTTCGAACATATTTTGTTCTCAGTggagtttctatgattgagccaaGGTAGGTACCCTTGTTCGTATAAGTAGTagcattcaattttttttaagcctttcttagtcattctatcCTCAACATCCATCTCATTCAGATGtagtctcggttcattcatgtactcctCCTTTACTCGAACATTAGAAAAATTCTAGAACGCTTATTCTTATGTCCAATAGGtccataaattttagaaagcaAGTAAAACACGGTTAAActttccttcaatttcatgtctatattttttataagagttaGCAAATTGTACCCGAGAAAAAAGTTCAACgttaaagattttattagatataaagtTCAAAGTTCATATAGTGATAATAAAGTTCAAAGTTGATATAGGATAAGTTGGCTTGTTCTAAAGAAAAGAGGGAGAGAAGAGCAAGATTAGGTTAAACATAGATAGGTTTTATTTAATAGTGGCCATTATTGAAATAGGTAAGGATAGTAAAGCACAATACATATCATTGTTTAATAcataattaagaattaatCTTCCCTCATTAGTGTTTAAGGAGAGGCTTAAAGGATGTGAGGGTCCATGATTGCTCCCATGGAACATCCCACACGATAGCCTCGTAGAAATAAAGCCCATTATCGCCCTCTTTTGTTGCCCTTAGCACAAGGCGGTAGTTAACTCCAGACACAACTTGAGTCCAACCATCATCAACATGTGAGAAAATCAAGTGTTCCCCACTTTGGTTGTTGTGCTCCATCACTGCAAACCTTCCCCTCTCTTGCACTTGTGGGTCATTGATATCCTTAATGTGACTCCACCCAccacatattttattttctcggTTTGCGATGAGGCCATCGTTTTGGG
Encoded proteins:
- the LOC111797420 gene encoding cysteine proteinase inhibitor 1-like, producing the protein MSSVAAASQNDGLIANRENKICGGWSHIKDINDPQVQERGRFAVMEHNNQSGEHLIFSHVDDGWTQVVSGVNYRLVLRATKEGDNGLYFYEAIVWDVPWEQSWTLTSFKPLLKH